A stretch of DNA from Spiroplasma endosymbiont of Nebria brevicollis:
TATTTTTAAATACATATTTTTGATTATTTATATGATTATTAAGATTTATTGTTATAAAATATTTTTTTTAAAATTTAGTTTCTAAGTAAACAATAAGTAATTTTTGTAGAACAACAATTATATGCTCTTCACAAGTAGAAAAAATGGTATTACTTTCATCACATTTTATATTGACATAAACATGATTATTTTTAATACTAATTGTTTCTTTAAATTCTTTTATTTCTAATTTTTCTAATAAATTATGCCATTTACTAGTAAGATACTTTTTAACATCTTGTTCATTAAAAACAAGTAACTGAGTGATTGTTCTAAATAAACGTTTTTCACTAATTAAAATTACATAAAAGGTATTACTAGACAAATTTTCAATAAATTTTTCTAAATGAACTGTCTTTTTAAAAACTATCGAATTCTTTTAGGCTGTACAGTTTCTGATTTAACAAATATTTTTTTAATTTTAGTTGAAAATGGAGTATTAATAGTTCCATTTTTCTTATAACGATTACGTTTTTGTTTATTATAACAATGGAAACTAATAGTTTGAATAATTTGCAATAAACCTGAAATGATTCAATAAATTCCTACTCCTGAAGGAGCAATACACACATAAAATACAAACATTAAAATAAAGACACTTTGCATAATAACTTGCTTTTTTAAAGCAGCTTTTGATTCTTTAGTTTTAATTTTTTGACGAGAACGATTTAAAAACATAGGTAAAAGCATTGAAACTAATTGTGTTGGTACATAAATTAAAATTATTATTAAATACATAAAGTGGCCTTGAGTAATCATTCCTCATGGTTGTTCAACTAACTGAATATAACCAACTGTAGTGTTTTTTAAAATATTTGTTGATTTCATAACATTATACATAGCCAAAATAAAGGGCATTGATAAAATCATAGGAATGAAAGCAGCAATCGGATTAATGCCTTCTTTTTTATAAATAGCCATTAATTCCATTTGTTGTTTTTGTTTGGCACTTGGATCTCGTGAATGTTTATATTTAGCTTGAACTTCAGCAGTTTTCATTTGAACAGATTGCATTTTTTCTTGATTTTGCTGTGCTTTAAAAGTAAATGCTAAAGTAATTAATTTAATAATTAATGTTGTAAAAATAATAGAAAAAATAATACTTACACCATTTGTAGGATCACCGCTACCACTTAAACCAGATGATATATTAACTAATAATCATGAAATTGGATAGACAAACATTCCATAAAATGGTGATTTAGTAACTGTTCACGCTTCTGCTCATGAACGAATGCCATTGAAATCATATTCAAATATACTACAGCCACTAATATGAAAAATATGGTTTTTAGCTACATCTTGATTACCAATTAAGATTTCAAAAAAGACAGCAGCTACATTATATTTTTGAAAATCATATGCTGAAGTAATTGTGCCTGTGGCAACATTAGTATCACCCATAACCTGACCACAACCTCAAAGTGTTGACATTAACAAAAATACACCTAAAATTATTTTAGATCATTTTCATGTTATTTTAACTCAAACATTTTTTTTCTGTTGCTTTTCTGGAAATAAAAATTTTTTATACTGCATTGTTATTTATACTCCCTTTAATGGCACT
This window harbors:
- the yidC gene encoding membrane protein insertase YidC gives rise to the protein MSTLWGCGQVMGDTNVATGTITSAYDFQKYNVAAVFFEILIGNQDVAKNHIFHISGCSIFEYDFNGIRSWAEAWTVTKSPFYGMFVYPISWLLVNISSGLSGSGDPTNGVSIIFSIIFTTLIIKLITLAFTFKAQQNQEKMQSVQMKTAEVQAKYKHSRDPSAKQKQQMELMAIYKKEGINPIAAFIPMILSMPFILAMYNVMKSTNILKNTTVGYIQLVEQPWGMITQGHFMYLIIILIYVPTQLVSMLLPMFLNRSRQKIKTKESKAALKKQVIMQSVFILMFVFYVCIAPSGVGIYWIISGLLQIIQTISFHCYNKQKRNRYKKNGTINTPFSTKIKKIFVKSETVQPKRIR